The Gopherus evgoodei ecotype Sinaloan lineage chromosome 4, rGopEvg1_v1.p, whole genome shotgun sequence nucleotide sequence CGCTGGCAGGCTCCTGGCTCTGGCTGCATGTTATGGCCTGTACAACCATGGGTGCAGTTCGCATGATGAAGAACCTGATTTCTGGCTGCCAAATGTGAGGCATTAGAGGTTTggaaaaatctgaccctaaaagTTGATTAACCCAAAGTCCCTGCGTCAGTGCCTTCTGCAGGAGCGGGCTTCTGCCTGAATCCAGTGGGTATGGGAAATCTATAGGGCCTGAGTCCCCTCTCACTCACccttgtgtaaatcaggagtaactgcattaaagtcaatgacaTTATATTGATGTCAAACTGGAGTGAGAGGCCCATATGCTTTCATGAAGTGGTAGGACTCTAATAAGCTGACACCTGTCAATCAGTGAGGAGCACAGATTTAAATCTTGTGCTTTGGTTCAGAGAATGGTATGGTAAGTGATGTTTAAAACCCCTCCAGAGACTCATCTATCTTCTCCGGATCTAGCCCGAGGGCTGGGCAGAAGGGCCTGAGGTCTGGATCTTTCACTGTATTGAGGGAAAGCTTCTCTTTGGTGTCAAAGTTCTAAACGAAGGTGGAGCTAATGCAGCcttgcactgaagtcagtagatatTGTGTTCACTTAAACCAGGGTTAGATCTGACCTAAAAGAGCTCAAGTTTTGGATGAACAGGCAAATAATAATAACACTTTGACTAGAGGAGGGAAAGATTCCCACGATTACAGCTGTGATATCATTGTGTGGGTGGGGGTCTAGTGCCTGAGAGTCAGGAGAGCTGgactctattcctggctttgccattgaCCTGCCGTGTgacttgggcatgtcacttcttttctctttcccctccccaccctctttgtctgtcttgcctctttagattgcaagctctttggggcagtgacaGTCTAGCCACAGTGCATGGCACAGTGGGGTCCCTAGGCACTGTTGGAATATTAATAGTGACTCATTATAATGCAGCATTAAATTAATTCACAAACATTCTTTCCCACCTGTTCACAAATCCGCTTCCCTTGCGGTCGTCACATCCCTCCTTGTGCTTGATTGCTGGGTGAAATCCCCCCTAAACAAAGGACAATCGTCAGATCCTGTGCAGAGTGATTGGAAAAACAAAGCTGGACACTTCAAAAGGATTTCCCAGATTAGAGCAAAAAAAGGGAATAATCAAAAATGTTCTCGAAACAAAAATTACAGAACGTTTTGAATTGGAACAGAAAATGCTGACATCGTCAATCGAAATGAAGTGATTTGACACTTCTGAAGACAaaaattgctttattttaaaatataaattcaaaacgggtttttttgtttctctcctcttgaTTGGAGAACTGAAAAAGTATGAGGAAGAGCAATATTTTGCTGCAGAAAAtacattgttattttttttaatgaaaaaactaTGGGGAACTTTGACCTGCTCTAGTCCTGGGGCTTAAGCGGTGCACAGGATTTATGATTGTTATTTttggttattatttgtattaccatagtgccatGGACCAGAACAAAacgatggtccctgccccaaggagcttacaatctaagtataagatagGAGATAAAAGGTGGATGGGGACCTGGAGACAATGAGACAGTATGGTTCAAAGGATAGGCACTAGTTTCTGCACAACACCAGTTTAACTGTTGTCAgtcttttgtaggcatcacagcaaaggagagttttgaggaggccATTTTGCTGTTGCTCTGGATAGGGGTGAATTTCTCCCTTGGTACTAGTCTAGCAAGTGAGGTCGGAATTTAGTGGAAGCAGCACCTTTTTTCAGCAGATGTCAGAGAATTTTTGTGGCAAGACAATTTCAAATTCATAATCATGACTATTCCTCCCTGGGAACCTAATTCAAAGGGTCCACGGCTTATACATCCAACTCAAACAGCGGTCATTTAGAATTGGGAACATGAAAGAGTTGCAATGAAACTACCAGCAATGAAACTATATTTGGGTGAAAGGCCGAGCTGTTTATGGACAATCTGCAATAGGGGAGAAAAGGCAGATGAGACATTAGGAACTGTTCACCCAGCCCACTCCTCCCTCTTTCAGCCCTGCCTTCATCCAAGAGATACTTTGCTAATGgaactggtgcagctgtgctcaTTACTAAAAGTGTAATTGCTCTCAAGGACATGGGAAAATGCACCACTGCCCCCTTTATCAGGTGTCTGCCTGCCAGGCTGCTCAGTTTCTGTGTCTCCTTTGCACTCAGACACCTccactggggctggggctggggctctgcAGTCTGGAAAGCAGCATGAGTAGGGGGTCTCGAAAGGAGCTAGAAAAAGcaccagggcgggggggggggtatctTTTCTCCTGAGCAGCTCCTGGTGAAGGTGGGGCTGGAATCTTACACTCTCCCAGAACTGTTTGGAAAGTGTAATCTTATCTGAGAGCCAGTTGCTGATCCCCACCAGCCCTTTGTTCAGCAGCCTGATGGCACAGCTGGGCCTAGAGCCATCTCCTCCTGAGCGGAGCAGTGCGTTTCGCGGGGCTGCGCTAGAAGAGACCATATAAAGCCATCGTGCAGTCAGGTTAAAAGGCAGGCACAGGTGCTTTCTCCACGCAGGCagtgaggaggggggaagggtagGGGGAGAGCAGTGCAGCCCCCGCGGGAAGCACCAGGGTCCTGTTTAGCTCAGGGCTAGTTCTGGTGCTGTTCCCAGTGAGGGTCTAGTCCAATGAGAAGTTTGTGGTCTACTGAGACGCAAGCGAGGGTCTCTCCAGTGGGGTTTGCTGAGCAGTGGAGTCCTGGTTGGATGCCTGGAGTGTAGAACTCGAATACAGACCCTGAGCCCAGCTAGGGCATTAGGGATGGCAGCTCAGCTGGAAACACAAGCAGTGCCCATGAGAACAAGGTGTGCTGTCAGGAGGCAAGTTACTTCAGCTCAGAGATCTCTGCATAACTGCCAGTACAACGCAATCCCGACCCTCAGCCCCCTACTAGCCCTGggatccccacacacagctctgtccaagtgcctcagtcccagcctgcagccccctgctatcctagCCTGGGGTCCCCTCCTGTCGCTGCCCCTCAGTCTCTACCCACAGtcctctgctagcccagccctgggctccctacaCATATACCttagtcccagcctgcagccccgttCTGCCCCAGTCATGAGCCCCAGGTCTGTCAAAGGACCTCAGTCCTGGCTCTTTGGTAAACACAGACTGTGAATTATGCCCTGCTGTGTAGGAGTGGGTGGAGGCAGGCTCACATTTTGATTCCTTGCTATTGATCATTTTGCTTTGGGGTGATTCTAGGTGCAGAATCGGACAGCACAATGCCAGAACCGTAAGTAGCAGTACTTCCCTTTGCCTTTTGCTGGACTCCCCTAAGCTTCAGGTGTCTCAGGAGAGCTCTGGGAGAGACCTGAAGCTACTTGAACCAACAGCAGGGTTTGAATGCCAACCATTGACTAGGTGGAGCAACTCAAAGCAGTCCCAGAATGATAACAGCCTTCTGTggatcagccactagagggaggcAGATTTCCAGGCTGCGCTATCACAACAGGAGAATCTCATGCTTGCTTTGGCTTTTTGTGAAAATGGTCCAATCTGGACGGGGCAGGGGGGACTTGTGAAATGTTGAGATCTTTGCTCACAGAGCAGCTCGAGTTTTGGTGCCATGCCGTCCTTTTACActcagaaatgctcccatttCCAACACCCAGCATTTTCACATTTCCAAGTTTTGCATTTCCACGTGCCATATCCAAAACTTCATGCCAGCAAAGAGCAGTTACCCAAATTGCAAAATGTTCACACACAAGGAATTTCCATGTGCTTTGGTGCAATATTTGAATCTGtcaaattgcttaaagcagcgACTATCTTCACACTGCCACACTCCTCCCAGCCAGGAATCTGAATACAGAGCCAGAGTCAGCCTCTGAGTATTGACGCTGCATGTGTATTCACACAGGCTGGCACTGACACACACAGCCCAGATAATGGCATGTACTTGTACATGAACTGTgtgtgatctagtggttagagaagtgCCATACTAGAAGTCAGGACTCCTTGGTTTTATTCCAGCACCCTCTCCACTGATATGTGGTGTAATTTTGAGCAAGTTGTTTAActgcctgtggctcagtttccctacATGTAAAATGGCTCTAATGTCACCTACCTTATGTGGGCATTGAGGTTTGCTTAATTAATACCTATGATTGCTGTGAGTTCCTCAAATTAAAGTCGTCATACACATGCAGACCTTTAGCCTGGCTTTACAATTCTACTAATAATGCATATTTACTGCCTTAATATCTAAGAGTtggatcttcagctgatgtaaactggtgtagcGCCATCAATTTACACCTAcggaggatctggtccaaagaaACACTTCCCATCTGTGGCACATTTTGCAGGCAGTAGCAAAGAGTCCATCTGTGAGCTCCAGCAGTTTTgtgcaaggggggagggatagctcagtggtttgaacattggcctgctaaacccaataTTGTGGggtcatttggggatttagttggtcctgctttgagcagggggttggactagatgacctcctgaggtcccttccaaccctagtaaTTTATGATTCTGTCTATtgattatttgttctgttttcCCCCCTCTTTATTTCATCTGTCTGAATGAACAACTGCAGGGAGGTAAGTGCTCCTggattcccccccgccccaatagATCTGGACATTAACATGCATTTTCTGTAATGAGTTTGCATTTAAATgtcttttcttttgtcttttccctCCACAGAGAAAGTCCAAGATCACGGCATCGCGAAAACTCTTGTTGAAGGTGAGTCCCTTTGGGTCTATCCCGGCTGAGATAGCAACTCAGGATTAAAAGCATCGGTGCGGAAACATGGTATGAACATTTCCATGGCTAGCCAAAGGGTTTACTGAAAGAAAACCTCAGCTTTCCACTGGGTACAGGTAGGATCCTGGGTCTATGAAGAAGCCAGCCCTGTTTCTACTTCCATGATCCCTAGAACCTATAACAATCCCTCAGCTGCTCAGAACTTCATGGCTGGAAATATAACACCCGTCTGTCCCCCAAGTTATCAGCACGGTTTTAACCTGGGACCTTCAGCACTAAAAACACAGGCATATATAACATCTGTGGTGCAGAAGTAATTCAAGGAGTACTAGTAGGCTGCTAGccactgtggggggaggggcatgctTAGCCAGTGTGTCACAtatataggcttggcagaatttgatttttagctTTCTATAATTTTAATGGATAAGATCAAtagttatttttaaagcatttttgttttgtttttatcagtttTATCAATTATCAATTTATCAAAATGTAGCAGGAAACTGGAGGAGTGTCAGAAAATAGGGAGGGGCTCTGACAGTAGACACTTGAGATTCAAAAGGATAAAGTTTTATAACTGTTGTTAAAAGCACAAATTTGTCAATGTCACATCAAAATATACGAAGTAAATTGCCTAAAACCACCCTCCAATAAGCGCTCAAGCAGCCTCTGTCTGACTTTGCCAAGCTGTAAGACTTCGAGGAttatctctggaaatattttccGCTGGTCTGTGAGTCATGCAGTGAAATTGACGTTTACCGATAAAAACTGAATCTGTCCAAGCCGACACGTATACAGGGACACACACTGAATTTCCAGGGACAAGGTGCATTAAATAAACAATTGGGTGCAGGTGCTGCTGCCTACATCCTTggttaacaataataattaatactaataatTTGTTTAGTGCCAACAGTGCACTGGGCACCTCACAGGCAGGACATGGTGCTGGGGAAACGTTTTTGCTTATGGGGGAAAACACATGCACATGGAGAGCCAGGTGATGCCAATGCCAGCCAAGAGTTGTAGCTCCACGGAAAGTGAGGGCATCTCTGAATCAGACACAGATTCTACAACCTCTCAGCCTCCTTCCTgcagctttcccccccccccccccgggtttaTCACACACCATGGGGAAATGCTTTTAGTTGTACCAGCACCAGCACCTCACCCCGCTAGGCTGAGGACAAGCCCCTGAAGACCCTTCTATATGGGTTTGAGGAACATGCAGGGTCTCTGTCCCTCACCACAAATGCATGGAGCTCAACATCTCCGTGCTCGTCGGTAGCTACCTGCCTTGTGCCCCTGGCCTGAGGTGATGGCTTGGGGGGGGGCTCATGGCACAGTGCATCTGCCCAGGCTGTCGTTGTCTGCTGTGTGCTCTAGAGTTTGATGCTAGCCAAAGCCAAGGAAGCATGGGAACAAGATCAAGTGGACAAgcaaggggagaaggagagatACCTGGCTGAGAGGATCGCACCACTGCGGACCAGCGGGCTGTCCTTCAGCCAGCTGCAGGTAGGCTTGAGTGGTAGTCAGGAGGGCCACCGGGGACCTGTGTGGGGGTCTGACAACAGCTCAGGTCTTCACCGTTTGTtatggccaggggtggctctaggcattttgccgccccaagcacgcctgcgggaggtccgttgaagccgcgggaccagcggaccctccgcaggcaagccacgaaggcagcctgcctgccgccctcacagaaactggcagagcgcccccaatGGCTTGCCGCTCCAAGCCCGCGCTTGGcttgctgatgcctggagccgcccgtgGTTATGGCTGAGGCAGGGCCCCTCCTGTCACTCGTGAATGGGTCCCTCTGGGCAGGGTCCAGAGGCTCTGGAAGGTGAACCCGAGTGCCCAGCATGTACTGTGGTAGAGGGTAAAGGTGGTTTCCCAGGGAACTCaatcagggacatgctggccgctggGATTTCAGGGCTGGTGACTGATGAAGACTCAACACCCCCTCTAGGGGGTACCACAGACAGGCTGCCCGCTAAAGGCCTAGCTCTTAACATGGTACCCGCTGCAGCAAGACAGGGCCACTGTTGGGAGGCTCAGTGGATGGAGCAGTGAAGAGAGCTCCCAGCTTGGCCTTTGTGACCCTTCCTTGCAGGATCTGTGCAGGGAGCTGCATGAGAAGGTAGAAATCGTGGATGAGGAGCGGTACGACATCGAAGCCAAATGCATCCACAACACCAGAGAGGTAGGACGGGGCCTTGTGCACTGGCCTGCAGTTTATTTCTTAATTAACCGGTTATTTGTTTTGATACCTGCTATGTACCTCACCTAGGTTATTAGCGTTATTTACATTACGGTCACACCTAGAGGTCCCCAAaccaagtagggttgccaggtgtccagttttcgaccagaacgctggtcaaaaagggactctggctgctctggtcagcactgctgactgagcCGTTAAACGTCCGGTCAGcggcgcagcggggctaaggcaggctccctgcctgctgtggctctgtgcagctcccagaagcagcggcatgtccccactccagctcctaggcataggggaagccagggggctccgcatgctgctcccacccctagtgccaactctgcagctcctattggctgggaaccctgccccagcctggtgaaaatgagcgagtgagtgagggtggggagagtgaacGACAGAGGGAGGAATGTGTGTGGAGTGAGCGGGGGCGGGGCCCCAGAGAAGGGGTAGGGCATGGACAGGGCTTCTgcggagaggtggggcagggtgtaGGGCAAGGATATTTGGTTTtatgcaagtagaaagttggcaaccctaaaacCAAGACTGGGGACCCATGGTGCCAGGCGCTTCCCAGATACAGTAAGAgaattcctgccccaaagagctcatagCCTAAATGGACAAGTTGGACACAGGGTAGGATgggatactgaggcacagaggggatgCATCCAGTGTGTAGAGCTGGAAACAGATCTCAGGCCTCCACCCCATCCACCAGACCATGCCACCTGGGTAGTTTAGTGGGAAACGTGCCACCTGCGAGGCTCACCCAGCCCATCCAAGCGAAAGCCATTCAGCCAGATTACCAGCAGTAGCCACTGGCTCTGGATGGTGCCACTCTGGGGCCATCCAGCCAGGGGCACCCTGGACTTGTGTTTCAGAGGCACGTCGTCCTCTCTGCTCTCCTTCACCAGCTGATCAGCACTTCGTGGGGGTGCCGTGATGGCTGGAAGCCAACATGTGCAGCAGCCCAGCCAGTGCCCATCCATCAGGGGCTTCGATGGCCAGCCACTCATGGGTGCACGGGCGCTGTCCCTGAAGTGTTGGGGCTACTATTGGAGCCTGAGGTGCAGACGCAGCAGCCCCTGCATGGGACTCTGATCCGTTATCGCTGCGAGTGGTGTCTGGAGCTAGGAGAAGAGACATGGCTTGGGCTTGGGGTTAATGTTTCATTTGGGGTTAGGCTGGGAGCCCTATGGGAGAATAACCCCTGGGTGTGGTCCTGGTCAGAATGGGTGGCCTGTGAGGATCCTGGCACCCCCAGTGGATGGAGGAGCTGTCTACCCTGGTGCTAGGAGCAGGCAGAGGTTCTCACTGCAGGTTGGTTTGAAGCAGGATCGGGGGCCTCCCCCCGGTGCAATGCAGCTGTGCCGTACTCCCCACCCGACCTGGCGACTCCTCCTTTTTTCCCTCGTCCCACAGATCAAAAACCTGAAGCTGAAAGTGCTCGACCTGCGGGGGAAGTTCAAGCGCCCCCCGCTGCGCCGTGTCCGCGTCTCCGCTGACGCCATGCTGCGGGCCCTGCTCGGCTCCAAGCACAAAGTCTCCATGGACCTGAGAGCCAACCTGAAATCTGTCAAGAAGGAGGACACAGAGAAGGTGGGTggagaaattcacccctgtgcaaaggAGCCACACGAGGCTGATGTGGGACTTGACGTGGGGCGTGCACCTTGTGTCGGGCCCTTTGGACAGGGGGTgcatgtagcagggtggtcccctgctcctgccctgaaggggtgaaaacagcccaggagagggctgtggctggggcaagaagcctgggctgattgaggAAAGTAGGcttagctgtggccatgccccagtcaggcccagctggcccctataagaggctgtgagccagaagcccaaccattctctctctctgtttgtagagggagaagggcctgaatGTAGGGACCTGAGCAGAGTACctcagtggagcagggctggggaaaggctgaggaactggagagctccagcctggaaagccccaggctgtggcctagcacaaggccaaggggtactgggggttgcagaggacagcccctggggtaggccaaggcagcgggtccaaaccctccttgccagtgatgagtaggctgatactgcagtctgcctcagggtgtggggctagacaatgactggcagtagctttatactgagacaaggtgggaatagtgggtggggattccccagggaagggagaccTTAAGACTGAGGGAATTACTGCTAGGGGGCAACACCCCACGTAAAAGGGCACCGAGTCCAGGGAGAGAGCCAAGGGCCAGagaacaggtggatcactggcctgcagagggtgctctggagctagAACAAGCTAATTTTGTGAGAGACCAGCAGGaagcgctgcaggggtgagtccacacatcTACAGTGCAtttagctccagggcccaattctgctcacACGTATGCTGGTGTAACTCTGGAATAGCTCTATGCATTTCACTTCCCACGGCATTGCTTTGAGCTCTTAGGATTTTACTGTCTGGAAGCACTTGCATTTGCATGCAGCTGGTGTAGCTCCTTGGAGCTCTATGCgggtactcctgatttacacggGGGCAAATGGACAGAGAGCCAGGCCTGGGGGTTGTATATTGGATCAGACTCCTAGTCCAGCACCCACCCTAAGGCAGAGGCCAATACATGATGCACCAGAGACAGGAAAGCAACCCACACTGCACCTGATCAATTGCGCAGTATTGCACAGGGAGGCTATATCTCCCTCCTGACTCCTGTGGCGAtcagcttatgccctgaagcaggaagtTTGGTGATCCCTGAACCTCGTCtgtctcattattattattgctcaTAAGATCATCCAGTTCTTTTAACTCCAGCCGGAGGTGAGCTCCTGCCGTGCCATCTGCTCTGCGAGGGAAGGAATATACAGGCAGGGCTGCTCACATAAGGCACTGCATGTCCTCACCTCCCAGTAGAGGGGTTGTGTAcatagcaggatcagggccctttCTCACTGCTTTCCCAGCTGTCTCCATCTGTACTGACTCTAGGGGGCATCCTGGGGTTTTAAAACCATagagagcccccaccccacccatcccAGAGCTATAATTCAGCTCCACACAGAGGAGCTCCAGGGACACAATGGTTCCTAATTGATtcacagggaaaagggatctCTTGAAATATcactcccgccctgcccccctcgtgctgcctttgcagcagcagtcaaggGCCCCAAACGTACAGACTATTTAGTATATGGTCATTGGAGACCCATGTCTGCgtttgtctgtctgtgtaataACACAGCAGGTCACCTCGGAGCTCCATGGGCGAGTGCAGTGGGATCCAGGGGAGATGCCATGCGTGAGGTTGCACCTGGGGTCACTGCTGGAACGGTTGTTCTGGGTGTGGGAGGATGTGGCGCATTGGAAGGCCCATGGGATTTAAGTACACTCAGGCATGGAGCAGCTTATGAGTCAGCCAGGATGGAAATAAAGGACAAAATAAACCTTCCGTCATATGGAGTCATACATGCGTGAACCCATGCTTCCCTTCCCTGAGTCCACCCAGGAAAACACCCAATCCCGTACACTCATGCACCCCGCCCCCCATTCGTTCATGGCACATGTATGCACGAATCTAGCCAGCCACTCCCctgcgtgtacacacacacacacacacacacacacacacacacacacacacacacacacacacaaagtctgttacttccccctccccacctcagtcTCTTGCTGAGAGCTGCTCAGATACACCGTCCCAAGGCTCCCTGGGCTTTATGCTGCCGGGACCCTTGacccctgcctctccctgcaggAGCGCCCTGTGGAAGTGGGCGACTGGCGTAAAAATGTGGAGGCCATGTCGGGCATGGAAGGCAGGAAGAAGATGTTTGATGCTGCCAAATCTCCGACAGGCCAGTGAAAGGTACTGTGTTCTGCCCACTCCTGCCTTTGTCCCGACAGCCCCTTCCCCTGATCTCCCTTTTTTTGCAGGCAGCATCTGTGAATACCCTCTCAGTCCaggtgtgtgtgtcacacactGGCCTGGAGCCCATTCCCTCTGGAGCCCACTCGACTGGTTAATGACCCAGTGCCACCAGCTGGCAAATTACAGTGTGCTGGGTTTGCGTACGCTGCAGGAGGATCTGAATTATGGCAGCTTGTGTCCTATGAGCCTCAGTGCCAGGCCCCTGCCTCCTCTCGCGAAGCATTTTGAGGGCTATGCTCCAAGAtgagccagcacctcctgcctgtgcACGCGCCAGGGCTGCCCAGCGCCTCGCTGGTTGCTGGCTGCAGGGACGCCGCGCTCTGCCTTGACTCGCTCCCTGGTGGAGCCCAGTCTTGTAAACACTGGTTCCCTGAGATGGGATTTCAGGGGAGctgttctgtttgttctttgtcttgtggtaACTTGCTCGGATTTCTCTTTACACGTGTTCTTCCTCACTGAGCACTGCTGGCTCTGGTGCAGCCTCCCCACGAGGGCGCAGCCTCTAGCCTGTTCCTTCGCACTGAATGATGCTTCCATTCCGATTCCTAGGTGCTGCCTGGAAGGACGAAGAgtcaccctctcctgctgcctgcagcttcGCCCCCGGCCACCCCTTCATGCTGCCCCGTTTGTGCCTCTTCCTGCATTCGCTCTCGAGCCAGCTCAGCTGCAGAAAGCAAAAGCTCATCCAGTCTCTGTGCTTAAAATCAGCTCCCCCCCGCACCTCGGCTTCCATGAGCCATAGCCTCACGTGATGCAGCCAATTAATCGCCCTAGCATGGCACCCCAGCAGTGGGCTGCTGTTGTCTCCTGTAGGTCCCGGTGCATGGGACCAACCCGTTGGACTGCCACAGTGGTGCATCTGCATGACGACCGATCAACATTGTGGCCCGAGGTGCTGATCCCATTAACTGGCAAGGGCGAGAGCCTTGCCAGCCACCCTGCAGGAGTCCCGTGCCCTGCGGAAAGGCAGTGCCCCTGCCGCATGCCAGTGGCTTCATGTCAGTAATGCCATGGGGTCTCAGGCATGCTTGTAACTTCAGGATGCCTCATGAGACTCCTGGTCCGTCCTTCTGCAGACAGCCCAGGGATGAACCCGCTGGTCCTGCTCTCACCATCCAGCTCTGATATGTACAGTACGTGGGAAGTAACTGCCGTGTCTCTGTGTTCATTAAAAGACTGTTTAGGACAGAGCTGCAGAGTCTGCTCTTCACTTTATGCTCATTAGTGTTCAATATGTGCATGAATTTTGCAGCTGAAGAACGCAAAGGGGCCTAAAACCCTGGCTAGAGGCAGGGAGAGTGAGGGTGTCACTGCACAGGCTCCCTCCGCCTCTGAAAGGGACCTCAGCCTCCAACCACTTCCCGCCCTGATTTCCAGAGCCCTCCCCTCAgcgtgttgccggcagataactgcctgaggccaagcaacagcaggggggtccgtcgcctggtgtgccgcgccaataaacacaccagggtggagaagcaaacaagtttatttgagctcaaataaggtgcaagggagaaaatctcaaatcctgcccccctaagacaagcagtttcttccttttatatcccagttgtttactacaaaactttttcatgctgactagctgatttctcactcccccctcctttcccatccagctgcagtatcttttctcattcaatcttttgtcttcccccttcctccccacctccgctgctgagacatgtatacagtatcttaaaacggccttgagcaggctttagcctagcttcaatgtattacagcagagagctggctgttacaaccgaaaactaactgaTAACactacattttacagctcttaacatattaggttacactaggttacacaaagtgtttaacatggaggaacattggttcattgaggcctacaacaggagggcttcattgacacttgtggtctaccccCTTTCCAAGTTACCTAGGATTATGCCAGAGTGACGCCAACAGCCGTGCAGCGCTCCGAGTCCTGGCTTTCCACACTTTAATGAGCCACCATCTTAACCTGCAGCAGCCCCgtctgttc carries:
- the TNNI1 gene encoding troponin I, slow skeletal muscle; this encodes MNNCRERKSKITASRKLLLKSLMLAKAKEAWEQDQVDKQGEKERYLAERIAPLRTSGLSFSQLQDLCRELHEKVEIVDEERYDIEAKCIHNTREIKNLKLKVLDLRGKFKRPPLRRVRVSADAMLRALLGSKHKVSMDLRANLKSVKKEDTEKERPVEVGDWRKNVEAMSGMEGRKKMFDAAKSPTGQ